A window of the Miscanthus floridulus cultivar M001 chromosome 14, ASM1932011v1, whole genome shotgun sequence genome harbors these coding sequences:
- the LOC136504844 gene encoding leucine-rich repeat receptor protein kinase HPCA1-like codes for MKLSPWLVFSFGFLAQALVILADTNTQDTAGLNGIKDSWNKPPSNWVGTDPCGDKWIGITCTGNRVTGIRLSSFGLSGSLSGDIQSLSELQTLDFSYNKDLGGPLPATIGSLSNLENLILVGCSFSGEIPKELGQLSKLIFLSMNSNKFSGSIPASLGRLSKLYWFDLADNKLSGGLPVFDGTNPGLDNLTNTKHFHFGINELSGTIPSQIFNSHMKLIHLLLDNNNFTGRIPPTLGLLNTLEVLRFDNNYQLTGPVPSNINNLTKLAELHLENNQLTGPLPDLTGMSALSFVDMSNNSFNASDVPSWFTTLPSLTSLYLENLRVTGQLPQDLFSLPAVQTLRLRGNRFNGTLTIGSDYSTQLQLIDLRDNQISQITVSGSQYNKQLILVGNPICSAGSNEKYCTPPGQSNQATPPPYSTPKNCSGLPPPCLSDQLLSPSCVCAVPYRGTLFFRSPSFSDLSNGSYWGQLESGIKAKFLSFSLPVDSVALHDPSVNSVNNLQMALEVFPSGKTQFGEQDISDIGFILSNQTYKPPPVFGPYYFIGQQYSFGNELLIPSKSKANNLPLIIGVSAGGAVLVAGVLALVIFVARRKRRPKQNVERSQSFVSWDMKSTSGSSVIPQLRGARMFNFDELRKITNNFSEANDIGNGGYGKVYRGTMPSGQLVAVKRSQQGSLQGSLEFRTEIELLSRVHHKNVVSLVGFCLDQAEQILVYEYVPNGTLKESLTGKSGVRLDWRRRLRVVLGAAKGVAYLHELADPPIVHRDIKSSNVLLDERLNAKVSDFGLSKPLGDDGREQVTTQVKGTMGYLDPEYYMTQQLTEKSDVYSFGVLMLEVATARKPLERGRYIVREMKAALDRTKDLYGLHDLLDPALGAAPSALAGLEQYVDLALRCVEEAGADRPSMGEVVSEIERVLKMAGGPGPDSASNSMSYASRTPRHPYGGDSPFADYSSGGLPSARVEPK; via the exons ATGAAGCTTTCTCCATGGCTTGTGTTCTCGTTCGGTTTTCTTGCGCAGGCTCTTGTCATCTTGGCTGACACGAATACACAAGATA CTGCTGGACTCAACGGGATTAAAGATTCCTGGAACAAGCCGCCATCCAACTGGGTGGGCACTGACCCATGTGGAGATAAATGGATTGGGATAACCTGCACCGGAAACCGGGTCACGGGCAT AAGACTCTCAAGTTTCGGATTGTCAGGGTCCCTTTCAGGCGACATCCAGTCTCTGTCCGAATTGCAGACCTT GGACTTCTCCTACAACAAGGACTTGGGTGGTCCTCTTCCTGCAACCATTGGAAGTTTGAGTAACCTCGAAAACCT AATTCTTGTTGGTTGCAGCTTTTCTGGAGAAATACCGAAAGAATTAGGACAGCTCTCCAAGCTTATATTTTT ATCTATGAACTCAAACAAGTTCAGTGGTTCCATTCCGGCATCACTCGGAAGACTCTCGAAGCTATACTGGTTTGATCTGGCTGACAATAAGCTCTCTGGAGGACTTCCAGTATTCGATGGCACAAATCCCGGGCTGGATAATCTGACAAATACAAAGCACTT CCACTTCGGGATCAATGAGCTCTCAGGAACCATACCGAGCCAGATTTTCAACTCACATATGAAGCTGATACATCT GCTTCTTGACAACAACAACTTTACTGGAAGGATTCCTCCTACTTTGGGCCTTCTTAATACACTAGAAGTCCT ACGTTTTGATAACAACTACCAGTTGACTGGGCCAGTTCCTAGCAACATCAACAACCTCACAAAACTTGCAGAGCT CCACCTAGAAAACAACCAGCTGACTGGTCCACTACCAGACCTCACAGGAATGAGTGCACTCAGTTTTGT GGACATGAGCAACAACAGCTTCAATGCATCTGATGTTCCTTCCTGGTTCACCACTCTGCCATCATTGACCTCATT GTACCTTGAAAACTTGCGTGTTACAGGGCAGCTGCCGCAAGACCTCTTCAGCCTTCCTGCAGTTCAGACACT GAGGCTCCGGGGCAACCGTTTTAACGGCACGCTAACTATTGGATCAGACTACAGCACTCAGCTCCAACTGATCGATCTGCGAGACAACCAAATAAGCCAGATAACTGTCAGTGGATCACAGTACAACAAACAGCTCAT ACTAGTCGGGAATCCCATCTGCAGCGCGGGGAGCAACGAGAAATACTGCACACCGCCGGGGCAATCCAACCAGGCGACGCCGCCGCCGTACAGCACTCCGAAGAACTGCTCGGGGCTGCCACCGCCATGCCTGTCAGACCAGCTCCTGAGCCCAAGCTGCGTCTGCGCCGTGCCCTACAGGGGCACCTTGTTCTTCAGGTCGCCGTCGTTCTCCGACCTGAGCAACGGGTCGTACTGGGGCCAGCTGGAGAGCGGCATCAAGGCCAAGTTCCTGAGCTTCAGCCTCCCCGTGGACTCGGTCGCCCTCCATGACCCGTCGGTGAACTCGGTGAACAACTTGCAGATGGCGCTGGAGGTGTTCCCGAGCGGCAAGACCCAGTTTGGTGAGCAGGATATCTCTGACATTGGGTTCATACTCAGCAACCAGACGTATAAGCCACCCCCTGTTTTCGGCCCCTACTATTTCATTGGGCAGCAGTACAGTTTTGGCAATG AGCTGCTGATACCATCCAAATCGAAAGCGAACAACTTACCTCTTATCATCGGAGTCTCGGCCGGTGGAGCGGTTCTTGTGGCAGGAGTTCTTGCGCTTGTCATCTTCGTCGCAAGGAGGAAGAGGAGACCAAAGCAGAACGTAGAGAGGAGCCAGTCTTTTG TTTCTTGGGACATGAAGAGCACGAGCGGCAGTAGCGTGATCCCGCAGCTGCGAGGTGCGCGGATGTTCAACTTCGACGAGCTTCGGAAGATCACCAACAACTTCTCGGAGGCGAACGACATCGGCAACGGCGGGTACGGGAAGGTGTACAGGGGGACGATGCCGAGCGGGCAGCTGGTGGCGGTGAAGAGGTCGCAGCAGGGTTCCCTGCAGGGGAGCCTGGAGTTCCGGACGGAGATCGAGCTGCTCTCCCGTGTCCACCACAAGAACGTGGTCAGCCTCGTGGGGTTCTGCCTGGACCAGGCGGAGCAGATCCTCGTCTACGAGTACGTCCCCAACGGCACGCTCAAGGAGAGCCTCACGGGCAAGTCCGGCGTGCGCCTCGActggcgccgccgcctccgcgtcGTGCTCGGCGCCGCCAAGGGCGTCGCCTACCTCCACGAGCTCGCCGACCCGCCCATCGTGCACCGCGACATCAAGTCCAGCAACGTCCTCCTCGACGAGCGCCTCAACGCCAAGGTCTCCGACTTTGGCCTCTCCAAGCCCCTCGGAGATGACGGCAGGGAACAGGTCACCACGCAAGTCAAGGGCACCATGGGCTACCTTGATCCTGAGTACTACATGACGCAGCAGCTGACGGAGAAgagcgacgtgtacagcttcggcgtgCTCATGCTGGAGGTGGCCACGGCGAGGAAGCCGCTGGAGCGCGGCCGGTACATCGTCAGGGAGATGAAGGCGGCGCTGGACCGGACCAAGGACCTGTACGGCCTGCACGACCTGCTGGACCCGGCGCTGGGCGCGGCGCCGTCCGCGCTGGCGGGGCTGGAGCAGTACGTGGACCTGGCGCTGCGGTGCGTCGAGGAGGCCGGCGCCGACCGGCCCTCCATGGGCGAGGTGGTCAGCGAGATCGAGCGGGTGCTCAAGATGGCCGGCGGCCCGGGGCCCGACTCCGCGTCCAACTCCATGAGCTACGCCAGCCGGACGCCGCGCCACCCCTACGGCGGTGATAGCCCCTTCGCCGACTACAGCAGTGGCGGGTTGCCGTCCGCCAGGGTGGAGCCCAAGTGA